The Streptomyces sp. GSL17-111 region CACGAGCTGGGTGAGGAACGCCTTGGTCGAGGCGACGGCGACCTCGGGGCCCGCGTGCGTGTAGAGCACGGCGTCGGACTCGCGGGGGATGGTGGAGCCGTTGGTGTTGCAGATGGCCAGCACCTTGGCGCCCTGCTCGCGGGCGTGCCGCAGCGCCATGAGGGTGTCCATGGTCTCGCCGGACTGCGAGATGGCGATGACGAGGGTGCGCTGGTCCAGGATCGGGTCCCGGTAGCGGAACTCGCTGGCCAGCTCCGTCTCGCAGGGGATGCGCGTCCAGTGCTCGATGGCGTACTTGGCGATCATGCCCGCGTGGTAGGCGGTGCCGCAGGCCACGACGACGACCTTGGTGATCTCGCGCAGCACGGAGGCGGGGATGCGGACCTCGTCCAGGTGCAGGGCGCCCTGGGCGTCGATGCGGCCCAGCAGCGTGTCGGCGACGGCCTTCGGCTGCTCGGCGATCTCCTTGAGCATGAAGTAGTCGTAGCCGTCCTTCTCGGCGGCGGACGCGTCCCAGTCGACGTGGTAGTGCCGCACCTCGGCGGGCGCGCCGTCGAAGTCGGTGACGGTCACGGACTCCCGGGTGAGCGCGACGACCTGGTCCTGGCCCAGCTCGATCGCCTCGCGGGTGTGCTCGATGAACGCCGCGACGTCGGACGCGAGGAACGCCTCCTCCTCCCCGACCCCCACGACCAACGGCGAGTTGCGCCGCGCGCCGACGACGGTGTCCGGCTCGTCCGCGTGCACGGCGACGAGCGTGAACGCCCCCTCCAGCCGCCGGCACACCTGGCGCATGGCCTCGGGCAGGTCGCCACAGGAGGAGAACGCCTCGGCCAGCAGGTGGGCGACGACCTCGGTGTCCGTCTCGGAGGTCAGGTCGTGGCCGCGCTCGGTCAGCTCGGCGCGCAGGACGGCGAAGTTCTCGATGATGCCGTTGTGGACGACGGCGACGCGTCCGGCGTTGTCCAGGTGCGGGTGGGCGTTGCCGTCGGTGGGGCCGCCGTGGGTGGCCCAGCGGGTGTGCCCGATGCCGGTGGTGCCCGAGGGCAGCGGACGCTCGTCGAGCACCTTGCCGAGGTTGGCGAGCTTGCCCGCCTTGCGCGCCGAGGCGAGCCCGCCGTCGGCCAGCACGGCCACCCCGGCCGAGTCGTAGCCCCGGTACTCCAGCCGCTTCAGTCCTGCGATGACCACGTCGAGGGCGGACCGCCCTCCCACATAACCCACGATGCCGCACATGGCACGGCAGCCTACGTGGTGCCGTGCGGCGTGCCCGTGAGGGCGCCGGGGAACCTCCGGCCGCGCCGCACGGTCCCGGCGCGGGCGTCCGGCATCGCAAGGGGGCGCGTGGGCGGCCGGGGGCGCCCCCGGATGAGCGTCCGCGCCGGGCGGGCGCACAATGGGCGCGTGCCCCGCTCACCTGGCCCGTCCGAGCCCTCCGCCGCCCTCCGGCCCGGGGAGCCCCCGCTCCCGCCGCCGTCCCCGGGACGGCGCCGCGCCGACGTCACCCCGTACGTGGACCTCAGCCGCGCCGAGTGGAGCGCGCTGCGGGAGCGGACGCCGCTGCCCCTGACGGCCGAGGAGGTCGAGCGGCTGCGCGGCCTCGGCGACGTCGTCGACCTCGACGAGGTCCGCGACATCTACCTCCCGCTCTCCCGGCTGCTGAACCTCTACGTCGGGGCCACGCACGGGCTGCGCGGCGCGCTGAACACCTTCCTCGGCGAGGGCGCCCAGCCGGGCACCCCGTTCGTCATCGGCGTGGCCGGGAGCGTCGCCGTCGGCAAGTCCACGACGGCGCGGCTCCTCCGGGCGCTGCTGGCCCGCTGGCCCGAGCACCCGCGCGTGGAGCTCGTGACGACCGACGGCTTCCTCCTGCCC contains the following coding sequences:
- the glmS gene encoding glutamine--fructose-6-phosphate transaminase (isomerizing) yields the protein MCGIVGYVGGRSALDVVIAGLKRLEYRGYDSAGVAVLADGGLASARKAGKLANLGKVLDERPLPSGTTGIGHTRWATHGGPTDGNAHPHLDNAGRVAVVHNGIIENFAVLRAELTERGHDLTSETDTEVVAHLLAEAFSSCGDLPEAMRQVCRRLEGAFTLVAVHADEPDTVVGARRNSPLVVGVGEEEAFLASDVAAFIEHTREAIELGQDQVVALTRESVTVTDFDGAPAEVRHYHVDWDASAAEKDGYDYFMLKEIAEQPKAVADTLLGRIDAQGALHLDEVRIPASVLREITKVVVVACGTAYHAGMIAKYAIEHWTRIPCETELASEFRYRDPILDQRTLVIAISQSGETMDTLMALRHAREQGAKVLAICNTNGSTIPRESDAVLYTHAGPEVAVASTKAFLTQLVACYLVALYLGQVRGTKWGDEINSVVGELAHIGTEVDTVLGTMEPVRELARSLADKNTVLFLGRHVGFPVALEGALKLKELAYMHAEGFAAGELKHGPIALIEQDLPVVVVVPSPRGRSVLHDKIVSNIQEIRARGARTIVVAEEGDEAVVPYADHLIRVPVTPTLLQPLVATVPLQVFACELATARGNEVDQPRNLAKSVTVE